The Fluviispira sanaruensis sequence CCATATGATTGTCGCTATTATAAACTTCTTAACAATATCATCATTGTATCGAAACCGTTCTAAACTCATCCTCAACTCCTACAACTCTTTTTAAATAATAAAAAGAAAAATACAATATCGATATTATATTTAATTATTTAAAAATTTATTTCAAGGTAACTGGGAAATTATGTTTGACTTATTATTGTCATAGCTGACGAAAATATGACATTATTATTGAGAATGATTCTCAATTATTTTTTAATAACTTACCAAATTTGAATATTTTAAAAATTTATCGGTTTTTTACTATTAAATTAAAAATAAAAAATTGTTCAATTTTATTTTGTCTGCACAAAAAATGATCGGCTTATTTTAATTGCCTCAAGAGTGTTAAATTTTATTTTTAGACTGATTTTCTTATCAGCTTCATTTAATTAAAATATATATTATTCAAGAGGTTTTCATTGGCTAAAACATATTCATGCACACTTGTTGGAGTTAAAGTCATTCATGTCGAAATAGAAACAGTTGTTGGCAGCGGATTTTCAGGCCTCAATATTTTAGGGCTCAGCCCTGAAATTACAAGAGATATGCGTGAGCGCATTCGCTCAGCATTGGAGTGTATCGGAATACCTATTCCTGCACGCAGAGTGGTTGTGAATATCACTCCTTCCGATTCCCTAAAACTTTCACGCACACCTACATGTCAATTGGATTTCGCAGTCGCTACTTCTATTATTTATGCTTTGTTTCAAGAAAATAAAAAAGGCGCAAAACTTTTACCCCCAGTCAAGGAGTATCTTGCTGGGGAAATATCACTTTCAGGACAAATAAAAGCAATAGAAAATCCTTTGGTCTATTTTGCAGCACTTCATTCCATGCAAAAAGAAGAAGCCATATTTTGTTTGCCATATGCAAAGCTAGAAAACCAATTGTTTACGCCTGCACACAATTTAGAGTTCTATGCATCGCTCAGTGAGTGGATTTCTGCCCGAAAAATAAGCGAATTAGGAAGCATAAAAAAGCGAGCTCCATTTCAACCCCTTTCAAAATATCAACAAACATACGATTCCACATTTATGAATGAGCAAGAGGTATCCAATAATATTAAAATCTTAGCAAAAAATCCTAAAATTTGCGTTGCCATTCTCATTGCAGCCTTAAGCCGATCGCATATTCTCATTGCAGGCGAACCTGGGGTGGGAAAGAGTTTTTCAATCGATAAAATTATTCACTTTCTTCCCCCACTCAGTGAAAAAGAAAAAATTGAAGTCAAACTCATTCACCCTTGCGGAATTCAAAACGAAAGACCCTTTCGTGCGCCTCATCACTCTGCAAGCTCTGCAGCCCTCGTTGGCGGACAAACGCTCAAACCCGGTGAAGCTTCGCTCGCCCACCATGGCATCTTGTTCCTGGATGAATTGGCAGAGTTTTCTCGAACAAGCCTAGAATCTCTTAGAGAACCTCTTGACTCAGGTCAAGTGAGTCTTGCGCGCTCAGGTGGCCAAATCACCTATCCAGCAAAATTTCAACTGTGTGCCACGACCAACCCCTGTGGGTGCGGTTATCTTTTCTCACGCAAGCGACCCTGCCGTTGCAATCCAAGTGACAGCAAAAAGTATTTGCAAAAACTCAGCGGACCTTTGCTCGATCGCTTTTCTATACAGTTATGGGCTGAAAATCATTTTGATGAAAACAACTTAGATATTTTTTCTAGACATCTCTTAGAAATACTTAAAAAAGAAGGAAGCATTTTGCTTAGCAAAAAAATTATTGAATTGCAGCGATTGGACTTAAATGCAAAACTAAGACAGGAAATAAAGTTTTGGCATGAAGCTACTATTCAAGCAAATCCTGATTTTCAAAGTCTATCGAACAGAGGGCAGATAAAAATCAATGAACTCATGTTTTATTTTAACTTACTTTTTCCAGAACTGAAAAAATCAGAGCATTATATCAGTTCTGTTTTAAGTTATAGAATTCTTAATAAAATGTTTACTGAAAATATTTTTTAATTGCACTAAATTAGATATGATATGATATTTTTTCCATTATAAACTACAAAAGACAACAAAAAAAGCATGAAAGACTATTTACCCCAGTCATTGTAAAACATTAGAATAATAAAAATTAAAATTCTCAGACACAGAGTGCCGTAACAAAATTATTTTTATGCTATTTTATTTCATCAATAATAAATAGCATTTCATGCTGAAAACGATTATTAAAGCAATTCATTAACCTTGTCAAGAAAGTCTTTAATTTAATAATAATGTTTATAAATCGTCTTAACTCATTTATTTGATTTAAGCATTATGCACTATCACAAGTTTAATTATAAATATAAAATGTTTTTAGTCCCACATAAAAGCCAAGTAAAATTTTTACATTTAGCTTGGCTTTTATTGGCGTGCTCATGAAAAATTAGATATAGAAAACTTCAAGCTGCTTTTTTACCATTTTGATCTAATTTTGAAGATTTTCTTCTTTTATAAAAATGAACTGCGATATTTAATATTGTAAGGCCAATAACAAAAGGATATAACCAAGTTAATATAGGCGCCATGAGAGACATAATTCCTGTAAATCCAGTCAACGCTATAATAAATGTAATAATTAAACTTAAAGCTAGAGTGAGTTGACGTTTTTGTCTTAAAAAAGCAACTTTTTCACAAATAAAATCGACTGACACTGCTGTCAATGCAACAGCCGTTGTTAAACAAGAAACAACCAATGTAAATGAAATTAAATAATCTGAAGTTTCACCCAAAGCAATACTGGCAATTTCTGGCAGCATTTGTGTAGCAGGGAGATGAGTTATTTGTGCTGAGTATGCAGCACCTAAATAAACAAGTGCCATATAAACAATAAATAATAAAAACATTCCAATTGCCATAGCTATTAATGTTGGTTTAAATGGAATGACATCATTTTCTTTTGCTTTAAAATAATGAACTAAACTTACGCCAAAAAAGAGTGCAGCCATAAGATCCATCGTGTGATAGCCTTCAAAAAAGCTTTCCTTAAATGAAGTTGCAGGTGATACTGCTGCAGAACTGCTTACTATACCCTGCTGCGAAGTTATGGCAAAATAAAACGAACCACCAATGACAAGTGCCAAAGCTCCCAATTTAAATGGGGTAAAATATTTTCCTATAACATCAACTATTTTGCAATTACTATAGGTTGCTATCCAGATTATTCCGACACAACCCAAGGTAAATAACCAAAGAGGGGTTTGTTCTGAAAAGGATTGCCATGCACCATAGCCCACTGCAATACAGCGAGGAATGACTCCAAATGGGCCTATGAGTAAGAGAATTAAAAAGGGAATAATCCATCCTGCAATCCTTCCAAGCCAACGAAAAAATGCATCTTGCGAGCCTTTTAAACATGTCATTGCAACGAGACCTAAAAATGGAACAAAGACTCCCGTAATTGCAAGGCCTAATGATGAATAAAACCAATTAGTTGGACTTTTACTTCCTAACAGAAGTGGAAATACAAGATTTCCAGAACCAAAAAACATTGCAAATGCTGCAAAACCCGCTATAAATATTTTGATTTTTGCAACCGATCTAACTTGAGCAGACATGATAAAATCTCCAAAGAACTGGATGACTAGCCAAAACAAGTGGCCATAGAATCCTTTTATACACTTCTTGTCAACTTTTAAAATAGCGTATAGTCTATGGAGGGAGCTAACATCTCTTAAATATCATTACGTTAAACTTGATTTAGTCTATGAAAAAAAATCAAGTACTAGGTCGTTGAATTTTTTTGGATGCTCAATCTGCGGTAAATGCCCGCAGTTTTCAAAAATAACGACTTGAGCATGCTTGATTAGCTCTTGTCCTGCTTGTGCATGGCTCACATAAATTATGGAGTCTTCTCTGCCCCATATTATTAAAACCGGCATATGTAATTTATGAATTTCTTTTTTAATTGTTTTTATTATTTTATTTTTAAAACCAAAAAGATTGATAGCGCTTCTATTTATCCACAATAAAGTTTTACCCATTTGCGGATGAAGTGACATATTATACAATAAATCTATTTTGTCTTTTTTAATAATATTTTTGTCAAATGTATTCCGCCGCAATGCACTGGCTAAGCCTCTTTTATTAGGCTTTACCAAAATTTCACCAACAAAAGGAAGAGATAATATAGAAAAATGAAGTGGAATTTCTCGCTTAAATCCTGCGCTTCCAACAAGGACTAAACTTTCTACCATTTCTGGATGCATTTGGGCAAATTTAATTGCAATAAGTCCACCCATTGAGTGCCCTACAACTTTTACTTTTTTAATACTTAATTTTTGCAAAAACTCAAAAACAAATCTAGGGTGTTCTTCTAATTGTGGTTTTGTTTTTGGTTTATCTGTTAAACCAAATCCAAGTAAATCAAGAGCAATAACCTTATGATTCTTGGAAAACTCTAAAATATTTTCGCTCCAAAATTCAACCGATAAAGCAAATCCATGTAGCAATAAAATAACAGAAGATCCTTCACCTACCGACCAATAACGCGTTTTATATCTATTGACTTCGGTAAAACAATCTTGAAATAAATGCATAATTTATCTCCAAATAATTATTTGGTACATTATTTTATAATTAAAAAAATGAAAAGAAGCAAATTTTTAATAATTAATAAATAAATTTTGAAACTTATTTTTATTTGGGATCGTATAGAAATGAATATTTATTAAACACTTTTTACTCATACATTTTTTAATGATTTATAATAAAATAATTTAAAATTGAATCCCCATACCGTGTTGAAATGCGGGTATAAAGACAGGGGATGAATCAAACCCCACGGCAAAAGCCCTATCTGCAACAGACAGGTCAAGATAGGGAACCCAAACAACTGGTGAATTTTTTGTAGTCAAACCATAACGCAATGGGAAAAGTGCAGTCGGATGCAAATGCGGTCTTGAAGGGGGTCTCTGCAAACGAATTCCAAGTTCTTCAATCGTTTTTGCACCTTTTTTCATATTACATGTTTTGCATGCTGTTACGATATTCTCCCAAGTTGTTTTTCCACCCTTTGCCGATGGAATAAGATGATCGAGAGTTAAATTCGAGCATGGACCGCTCCAATTGCAATATTGACAACGAAATCCATCCCTTAAATAAATATTTTGCCTTGAAAATCGTGGACCATTCAATCTTTTTGTGCGCGGTCTACATCCCTCGAGACGAACAATCCAAGGAACTTTCCACGTCCGAGAAACACCGTGAATAACTCGATCGGATTCGAGGATAACTGAAACTCTGCCCGCATACATAAGAACAAATCCAGCTTCCATTGTGACGACTTTCACAGGTTCAAAACGCGCATCAAGAACAAGCACTTTTCTTTCAAAACTGCCCATAAACCATCCTGATTATATTGAAAAAAACAATCAGACTCGCCACTTTCTGATCATTTTAATGATATATAAAATGATGAAAACATTTATTTTTATATGACTCTAAACTTACAATAATCTTATCGGTAGAGAATTAATAAATCAATAGTGTATGAGGTCAAAATTACGAACCGCTCAGAGGTGCATGTGTCGACATAACAATATAAAGTCCAATAAATACTAGTAATATAACAATAAAAAGCACTATAGATATAAATATTGCAGAT is a genomic window containing:
- a CDS encoding branched-chain amino acid transport system II carrier protein, with translation MSAQVRSVAKIKIFIAGFAAFAMFFGSGNLVFPLLLGSKSPTNWFYSSLGLAITGVFVPFLGLVAMTCLKGSQDAFFRWLGRIAGWIIPFLILLLIGPFGVIPRCIAVGYGAWQSFSEQTPLWLFTLGCVGIIWIATYSNCKIVDVIGKYFTPFKLGALALVIGGSFYFAITSQQGIVSSSAAVSPATSFKESFFEGYHTMDLMAALFFGVSLVHYFKAKENDVIPFKPTLIAMAIGMFLLFIVYMALVYLGAAYSAQITHLPATQMLPEIASIALGETSDYLISFTLVVSCLTTAVALTAVSVDFICEKVAFLRQKRQLTLALSLIITFIIALTGFTGIMSLMAPILTWLYPFVIGLTILNIAVHFYKRRKSSKLDQNGKKAA
- a CDS encoding HNH endonuclease; translation: MGSFERKVLVLDARFEPVKVVTMEAGFVLMYAGRVSVILESDRVIHGVSRTWKVPWIVRLEGCRPRTKRLNGPRFSRQNIYLRDGFRCQYCNWSGPCSNLTLDHLIPSAKGGKTTWENIVTACKTCNMKKGAKTIEELGIRLQRPPSRPHLHPTALFPLRYGLTTKNSPVVWVPYLDLSVADRAFAVGFDSSPVFIPAFQHGMGIQF
- a CDS encoding alpha/beta fold hydrolase, giving the protein MHLFQDCFTEVNRYKTRYWSVGEGSSVILLLHGFALSVEFWSENILEFSKNHKVIALDLLGFGLTDKPKTKPQLEEHPRFVFEFLQKLSIKKVKVVGHSMGGLIAIKFAQMHPEMVESLVLVGSAGFKREIPLHFSILSLPFVGEILVKPNKRGLASALRRNTFDKNIIKKDKIDLLYNMSLHPQMGKTLLWINRSAINLFGFKNKIIKTIKKEIHKLHMPVLIIWGREDSIIYVSHAQAGQELIKHAQVVIFENCGHLPQIEHPKKFNDLVLDFFS
- a CDS encoding ATP-binding protein; protein product: MAKTYSCTLVGVKVIHVEIETVVGSGFSGLNILGLSPEITRDMRERIRSALECIGIPIPARRVVVNITPSDSLKLSRTPTCQLDFAVATSIIYALFQENKKGAKLLPPVKEYLAGEISLSGQIKAIENPLVYFAALHSMQKEEAIFCLPYAKLENQLFTPAHNLEFYASLSEWISARKISELGSIKKRAPFQPLSKYQQTYDSTFMNEQEVSNNIKILAKNPKICVAILIAALSRSHILIAGEPGVGKSFSIDKIIHFLPPLSEKEKIEVKLIHPCGIQNERPFRAPHHSASSAALVGGQTLKPGEASLAHHGILFLDELAEFSRTSLESLREPLDSGQVSLARSGGQITYPAKFQLCATTNPCGCGYLFSRKRPCRCNPSDSKKYLQKLSGPLLDRFSIQLWAENHFDENNLDIFSRHLLEILKKEGSILLSKKIIELQRLDLNAKLRQEIKFWHEATIQANPDFQSLSNRGQIKINELMFYFNLLFPELKKSEHYISSVLSYRILNKMFTENIF